The Gemmatimonadaceae bacterium DNA segment ACAGCCACGCGCCATCGCGACAAGCAGTGCGGGAGCCGTGCTCGTGCTTGACGCCGCGAGCGCTCGGCTCTCGTTCTTGCGCGAGTCGGCTGGTCGCGTTGTGCTCGATTCGTCCATCAACACCTTGCGCGCGCCCACGAGCTTGTGTGAACTGGCGGGCCGTGTGTACGCCGGCTTCCTCTTAGACGGTATGGTGGCCCACGTGATAGGAGCCGACGGGAGGCCTCTCCGTTCTTTCGGGCCAGAGCCCCTCCTGCCACAGCTCGACGCTGCAGGCGATTTCGGCGTGCTCGCGCGCCGACAGATAGTCGAACCGCGGCTGTTTTGCGATTCGCTCCGTCGCCAGGTCGTGCTGGCGGGACGGTCTCACCCCGCGGTTCGCGCGTACGATTCACTCGGGCACGAAATGTGGTCCGTGGAGTTGGCGGACGTCCACTCAATCACCTTTCAGCAGACAGAGGCGGGTGTCATAGAGGGTGTGTTCGACCCGCTGAACGGGGCAAGCTTTGTCCGATCGATGATTGCGTGGGGTCCGCAGCACCTACTCGTCCAGTACATCCGAAGCTTTCCGGGCGGCCCTCCCGATGGAGCGGAGTTCGGCGGAATCGACTCCCGGCTGCTCGATCTGACGACAGGCGCTGAAGTCGGTCGCTCAAGCGGACTTCCCCTCATTGCGGCGACACGAGGCGACCGATTGGTCGTGATAGAGAACGTCCCGTTTCCGAGGGCGCTCATTGTTCGTCGGCGCCTAGCCCCTGAGCCAGAGGCATCGCCGGATACCTCCGAGGTTCACTCGGCGAACAGGCAGGCTCCGTGAGCGACCTTCACATCCCTCTGATCAGGCGCGCCGAGGTCCCGCTGAGACGGTGGCTTCTCGCGTTCTGTGTGCTGGCAGCGACGCCCGGCGCGGCAAGCGGTCAGGTGGCGACCATTGGAGCGGAGGGTGACATCTATGCGAAGCCAATCGGCTCTGTGGGTCCGGCTTTGATACTGGAACAGGGCCGGCTTGTCGTTGCGGACGCAAGCGAGCACACGATACTGCTCGTCACTCCCATACGGCGCAGTGTCCGAAGCTTCGGTCGCAGAGGACAAGGTCCGGGCGAGTTTATGCACATTTCGGCGTTCTTCCGACTCGGCCCGCAGCGCTTCGGTGTTGTGGATGCATCCGTACGGCGCGTCAGCGTGTTGCGGATTGTCGGCGACTCACTTGAGCTCGAGAGCACTGCAAGCACCGATGCAGTCGGGCGCGAGATGTGTTCGATTGGTCCACGGCACTTCCTGCACGGCAATCCAGTTCAGACACCACTTGTCGAAGTTGAGTTTGACTCGAACACGAAGAGCTTGAGCCCAGTGGGCCGATTCGGACAGCGGCTACTCCCGTTCGCGGGCGATCCGGACCATCCGATGATTCACGAGTTCAACGCAATCGGTGCGATGGGCTGTGACCCAGCATCGCGGGCGATTGCGTGGGCGCCCGCTCAGCGTGGAGCACTGCAAGTTGTAGGTATCGATAACGGGCTGGTCCAGACTATCCTGTTGCCGGACTTCTCCGGCGTCGTCTACACGGCGATTCAGAACGGCATCCGAAATTCAGTGCCCGCGGCAGGGTACCTGGAGCTCACCGAGCGAGTGTTCATAGCACGGGGCGGTTGGCTGCTCATTGGGCAGACACGGGCGGGAAGAACTGGGGCCGCGGGTTGGTGGGCACGTCTGGTTTCGACGGAGAATTCGTCCGCAGGCCAGGTACGTCGAGCGGCGGGATTCGCCTTCGCTCCGATCGCTCAGCAGTTCGGCTGGACCGCTTGTCTTTCCTCGCCGGAAGAGGATATCACGATCGTCTTTGGGCCTTCGAGTGAAGTCCCGTGCTCAGTCGAGCGCATGTTCGAAAGGCGCTAGGCCACCAGCAACTCAATGGAATCCACCAACGTGCCGTCGAAGTCAAACAGCACGGCATACGGCGCCCGGCTCACCGCGCGCTCCGCGACACATATCCGCGCCCCTTCCACTCCACGCGGCTACCGCGCCACGCCGCCTCAGCGCAGATCCAGCTGAAGGTCACGGCCGCCAGGGGGTACAGCAGGCCCCAGAGGGGATTGAGTCGCGAGAAGGCGTACACGCCAGCGTAGTAGAGGAAGGTGAAGGCCCCGGCCACGAGCCCGAAGATCCGCGCGCCGTCGCCGGCCACACCGAGCTGCCAGAGCAGCAGCGCCACCAGCGGCGCGAGAGGCACCAAGGCCGGCAGCTGAAAGATCCACGGGAAGATACGTGAACTCACCGCGCCGAGTGGCAGGGTGTCGCGCCCAGCGGCGTAGACGTTCTTGCCCCAGCCGCGTCGCAGTTCGCCCAGCGAGGTGTACATCCGCGTGGAGAGCTCGTCACGCGCGAGCACCATATGCGCGCGCAGCCCGCGCGCCGTCACCACCTGCGCGAGCCGCAGGTCCTCGGCAACGTGATCGCGCACGGCCGCGTGCCCACCGATGCTCGCGTAGGTCTCGCGCCGCATCATCACGAACTGGCCGTTGGCGATCTTGTCCAGCGGACGCATCGAGCGGCTCATCGCCTCGAGTCCGCCGTAGCGCGAGAGCAGGATGGAGAACACGAAGGGCTGTAGCACCTTCTCCCAGAAGCTGCCGGCCTCCTGGTGCCCAGCCACGGTGAAGAGGTCGGCGCCGCGCGCTTGCATTGCCCCGACGCTGCGGCCGAGCAGGTCGGGACCGTGGCGCGTGTCGGCATCGGTGAAGCAGAGGATGTCGCCGCGCGCGGCATCGGCGCCGCTCTGGCAGGCCCACTGCTTGCCGAACCAACCGTCGGGCAGCGGCGGCGCGTCGATCACGCGCAGCTGCGCCTGAGGGTGTGCCGCTGCGATAGCGCGTGCGATGTCGCCGGTGCCGTCCTCGGAGTGATCGTCCACGACGATGATCTCCAACGACGGATACGCCGACGCGAGCAGGCTCTCGAGCAGGCGGCCGATGTTGCGGGCCTCGTTGCGCGCGGGGATGATGACGCTGACCAGCGGTGCATCCGCGCCGTGAACCGGCGCGTACTCAGCGAGCCGCCGTGTGTCGAGAAAGCGAACGACTACGCCCACGAACACCGCGCACCACAGCGCAGTGGCGAGCCAGGCCAACCAGTGCGCGCCCACGCGCGCTAGCTGGCCGCTGCCGGCAACGGGGCGTCGCCGCTGGAGTCCGCCGGCGCCTCGCCGCGCGCGACGATCACGGCCGCCGCCATATGTCCGGTGACGTTGGTCGTCGTGCGGAACATATCGGGAATCGTGTCCACGCCCAGGAGGATGCCGATGCCCTCGATGGGGATGCCGGCGGCCATCAGCACCGGCACCATCACGAGGATGCTGCCGCCGGGCACGCCCGGCACGGAGAACGACGTGATGACGCTGGTGACGGCGATGGTTGCAAGCTGCGCCGCGTCGAGGTCCACGCCGTAGAGCTTGGCGATGAACAGCACGCCGACGGTCTGGCCGATGCCGGCACCGGCGCGGAACATCGACGCCGCGAGCGGAATGAAGAAGCTGCCGATGGACGGCGGGAGCTTGAGCGTGCGCCGCACGCTGTCGA contains these protein-coding regions:
- a CDS encoding glycosyltransferase, with product MGAHWLAWLATALWCAVFVGVVVRFLDTRRLAEYAPVHGADAPLVSVIIPARNEARNIGRLLESLLASAYPSLEIIVVDDHSEDGTGDIARAIAAAHPQAQLRVIDAPPLPDGWFGKQWACQSGADAARGDILCFTDADTRHGPDLLGRSVGAMQARGADLFTVAGHQEAGSFWEKVLQPFVFSILLSRYGGLEAMSRSMRPLDKIANGQFVMMRRETYASIGGHAAVRDHVAEDLRLAQVVTARGLRAHMVLARDELSTRMYTSLGELRRGWGKNVYAAGRDTLPLGAVSSRIFPWIFQLPALVPLAPLVALLLWQLGVAGDGARIFGLVAGAFTFLYYAGVYAFSRLNPLWGLLYPLAAVTFSWICAEAAWRGSRVEWKGRGYVSRSAR